CTCTGGGCGCTCGTGCGCTGGGCCGACTCGACGTCGGTGGCGTGGCGACGCCTGGTCGGCACGCTCCTCGTCGTCCTGGCCGTGGTGGGGGCCCTCGGGCAGGTGGCGCTGGCGGTACAGGCTCGTTACCTGTACGTGGTCCCGTCCGACGGTGACCGGCTCACCTTCCTGGACGTGCGGTACCGGATCGATGCGCTGCTCACCGACGGTGCCCCGGGGTCGGTGGTCGCGGTCGTCGACGAACTCCCCGCTCCGGATGACGGGACCGTGGCCATCGTCGGCGACTGTGCCGGGCTGTACGTGGCCGACGGGCTGCGGTGGTACGCCGTCGAGTGGGAGGCCGACGGAGGCCGACGGTTGGTCCTGACCCCCGAGGACTCCGTCAGGTCCGACCTCGGCGAGCGATCGGTGGTGGTGGCCGAGGGCGACGAGTGGCGGGTCGTCGCCGAGCCGGCGGGCGAGAGGCAGGTCGTCTTCGTGTACGACGGACGCACCGGCGCCGACCCGGTCGTGGTCCGGTCCGACCCCGTCGACGTGGGTGGGATCGACCTCGTCGACGTGATCGCCGATCCGGCGACGACCCAGCTCATCGTTCGCACCGGGTCGGACGAACCGCTCTCGCTCTTCTACGTCGCGACCGAAGGCCTCAGCCCGGGCCCGGGATGGAGTCCCGGTCCGGGACCTGCACCGCTGTGTGACGCGCTAGCGGCTCGCCTGCCTCCCACCGGCTGAACACCGCGACGAACTGGAAGGCGAAGAGGTTCGGCCACGTCCTGCACAGCCAGCGGTCGACACGACCCACCGACTGCCGAAGGCGTCCGGCCAGACCGGGTCGACCACCACGCTCGACGACCTCGAAGGGCAGCCCGACCGGCACGACCGTCTCGCAACGCCAACCCGAGCGGGCGGCCATCTTCAGCAGGCTGCGCCGGGTGAAGAAGCGCACGTGCTGGCTGTCGAGGATGCCCCGCCGGTCGTAGTCGAAGCGGCCGCTGGCCACCCGCACCCGCGGGTACCAGTGGGCGAAGTTCGGAATGCACACGATGAGCTCGACATCGGGAGTGGTGACGTCGGCCAGCTCGGTGAGGAGGTTGTCGGGACGGCGGACGTGTTCGAGCACGTTGGCGGCGACCACGACGCCGAAGGGCGGCCCGTCGCGCAGCTCCTTGGGCAGGCCGCCGTCGAGGTCGGCGACGAGGTAGTGGACACCGTCGTGCTCGCCCACCGCCGGCGGATGGGGGTCGATGGCCGTGACGTCGTGACCCCGTTGCGCGGCCAGCTCGGCCAGCTGGCCGTCGCCGCAGCCGAGATCGAGGATGCGGCCGGGGGTGCGTCGGGTGACCAGCTCGGTGAGGTGGAAGTGGCTGGAGTCCGGGACCGGCCGCCACTCGTAGTGCTCCTCGATGGTGCCCGGGTCGGGGGTCCCGAAGCCGATGCGGGCCAGCCGCGCACGGGTGACGTCGAGGGCCACGTCGCGCGCGTAGCCCAAGCCGTTCACGTAGCAGATCTCGTCGCCGTAGTAGGTGGGGATGGGGATCTCGGTGATGCGGGCTCCGCTGGCGGCGAACTGGAGCAGCACCTCGGTGTCGAAGTCGTAGAGGTCGCTGTTGCGCTCGAAGGGGATGCGCGCCAGGGCCTTGACCGAGAACGCGCGATACCCGGAGTGCCACTCCGACAGGTCGAGGCCGCTGACGGCGTTCTGGTAGCGGGTCAGGATGCGATTGCCGACGAACTTGTAGAGAGGCATGCCGCCGGCCCGGGCCCCGCCGGCGGTGAGCATGCGGGACCCCATGACCACGTCGGCATCGTCGGCGAGGAGCGGAGCCACCATCGCGGGGAGCAGCTCGGGTGCGTACTGGCCGTCGCCGTGGACCATGACCACGATGTCGAGGCCCTGGTCGATGGCCCAGCGGTACCCCACCTTCTGGTTGCCGCCGTACCCGAGGTTGCGGGACTGGCGGACCACGGTGATGGGGAGTTCGGGGTATCGGTTCGAGTAGGCCACACCCACGTCGTAGGTGTCGTCCTCGGAGTGGTTGTCACTCACCAGCACGGCCGACAACCCGGCGATGTCGGAGGGGATGCGGTCGAGCACCCCGGCGAGCGTGGCCGCCGTGTTGTAGGCGACGATCAGGATGCCGATGCGGGGGTGGGCTTGGTGCTCGGGGTCCACGGCAGTCCTTTCGGCAGATCGGACGTGACCTGCGGGTGCGATCCGGGTCGCGTCGCCGGCTCGAGCCGGCAGAACCCCACGCAGCGCTAAGGTTATCTGTTCGCCGCGGCGGGGAACCGGACGTGACCGACGTTCCCGGGCCCCGCCCCGTAGAGGAGTTCGCCGTGCCAGCCACCGTGGTCGTGGGCACCCAGTGGGGTGACGAGGGGAAGGGCAAGTTCACCGACCTCGTCGCCAAGGAGATGGCGCTGGTCGTGCGCTACCAGGGCGGTCACAACGCCGGCCACACGATCGTGGTCGACGGCGAGAGCTTCGCGCTCCAGCTCGTGCCCAGCGGCATCCTCTACGACCACATCGTCCCGGTCATCGGCAACGGGGTGGTGGTCGACCCCCGGGTGCTGATCGCCGAGCTCGACGTGCTGGCCGCCAAGGGGGTCGACACGAGCCGCCTGCGGATCAGCGGCAACGCCCATCTGATCCTCCCGTACCACCAGGAGCTCGACAAGCTCACCGAGCGCCACCTGGGCCGCAACAAGGTCGGGACCACGAAGAGGGGCATCGGCCCCGCCTACGCCGACAAGGCCACCCGTGTCGGCCTGCGCGTACAGGACCTGCTCGACCCGAAGATCTTCCGGGAGAAGCTCGACGCGGTCCTCAAGGAGAAGAACGCCGTCCTGGCCAAGGTGTTCAACCAGCTCCCCCTCTCGGCCGACGACATCGCCGACGTGTACCTCGGGCAGTGCGCCCCGCGGCTGGCGCCGATGATCGCCGACACGGTCAACCTGGTGCACGAGTCGCTCGACGCCGGCCAGGAGGTGCTCCTCGAGGGCGCCCAGGCCACGTTCCTCGACCTCGACCACGGCACCTATCCGTTCGTGACGTCCTCCAACCCGGTGGCGGGAGGGGCCTGCACCGGGGCGGGCGTGGGGCCGCGTCACATCGACCGCGTGATCGGCATCGCCAAGGCCTACGTCACACGGGTGGGAGCGGGACCCTTCCCCACCGAACTGCACGACGAGGTCGGCGAGCTCCTCGTCGACCGGGGCCACGAGTACGGCACCAACACCGGGCGCCGCCGTCGCACCGGCTGGTTCGACGCGGTGATGCTGCGCCACGCGGTGCGCCTCAACTCGCTCTCCGACCTCGCCGTCACGAAGCTCGACGTGCTCGACACGCTCGACACGGTGAAGGTCTGCGTGGCCTACGAGGTCGACGGCGAGCGTGTCGAACACCTCCCCTACCACCAGTCGGTGCTGCACAAGGCGACGCCGGTCTACGCGGAGCTCCCCGGGTGGACGACCGACCTCAGCTCGGTCACGCGCCGCGACCAGCTCCCCGGCGAGGCCCTCGACTACATGATCTTCCTGCAGGAGCAGGTCGGGGTCCCGATCTCGCTCGTCGGTGTCGGTCCCGGCCGCGAGCAGTTCCTCCACTTCGACGGCTGATGCGGGCACTTCGACGGCTGATGCGGGCCGGGGTCCGACAGGTCGACGGGAGGCGGGGTCGGTGAGGATCTGCGTCGTCGGCGCCGGTGGGCGTGAGCACGCGTTGGCCGAGGTGCTCGGGCGCCATCACGACGTCGTCGTGACCCCCGGGAACCCGGGCATCCCCGGATCGGTGCCCACCGCGCCGGAGGATCTCGACGCCGACCTCTACGTGATCGGGCCCGAGGCCCCGCTCGTCGACGGGCTGGCCGACCGCCTGCGGGCCGCCGGGCGGCTCGTCTTCGGGCCCGGAGCCGACGGCGCCCGCCTCGAGGGCTCGAAGGCGTGGATGAAGGAGGTGCTCGTCGACGCAGGGGTGGCCACCGCGGCGCACGGCGCTTTCGTCGACGAGGCCGCGGCCTTCGCTTTCCTCGACACGATGCGCCCGCCGTACGTCGTCAAGACCGATGGCCTCGCCGCCGGGAAGGGCGTGCTCGTCACCGACTCCCTCGCCGATGCCCGGGCCGCCGTCACCGACTACCTGTCGGGGTCGGCCTTCGGCGACGCCGGGCGCACCGTGGTCATCGAGGAGGGCCTCACCGGTCCCGAGCTGTCCGTCCTGGCGGTGTGCGACGGTACCCGGGCGGTGGCGCTGGCCCCCGCCCAGGACTACAAGCGCCTCGCCGACGGCGATCAGGGCCCCAACACGGGTGGCATGGGGGCGTACTCGCCGGTGCCGGCGGCCGACACCGAGCTCGTCGACCGGGTGATGCGCGAGGCGGTCGAGCCCACCCTCGCCGCGCTCCGGGGCCGGGGGATCGACTACCGCGGTGTGCTCTACGCAGGACTCATGCTCACCCCCGACGGGCCCAAGGTGCTCGAGTACAACGTGCGCTTCGGCGACCCCGAGACCCAGGTGGTGCTCCCCCGACTCACCAGCGACCTGGGTGAGCTGCTGGCGTCGGCGGCGCGCGGCCACCTCGGGCCCGCCCCGACCTTCGACGACGGTGCCGCCGTCACCGTCGTCTGCGCCAGCGAGGGGTACCCCCGCCAGGTGCGCGACGGCGACCGGATCGACGGGCTCGCCGACGCCGCCGCCGTCGAGGGGGTCAGCATCTTCTGCGCCGGTGTGGCCGCCGGGTCCGACGGGGGTCTCGTCACCGCGGGCGGCCGCGTGCTCGCGGTCACCGGGCGGGGACCCACGACGGCGGAGGCCCGGCGGCGGGCCTACACGGCGGCCGCCTGCATCTCCTGGCCGGGGCGCCAGATGCGCACCGACATCGCCGCCGGCTGAGGTCGCCCGACGGCCCGATCGGCGGGCACGGCCCCACTACCCTGAGGCGGTGGTCGGCGTGAGCGAGCCCGGGGACACGACGGTCCGAGACGACACCGAGGGGGCGCCCGGTCCCGCGGCGACGACGCCCTCGCCGGGTCCTCCCACCCGAGGTTTCGTGATCGCCGTGGGCCTGGCGGCGGTACTCGCCGCCGTGGTCCGCCTCGTCTACATCTGGTTCGACCGGCGGGACTTCGTCTTCGGAGGCGACGCGTACTACTACCACCAGGGCGCGAACCTGCTGGCCGACGGCGAGGGCTTCATCCACCCCTTCGGCTGGCTCGAGGGCAAGTCGGTCGAGTCCGCCGACCACCCGCCGCTCTACATCGTCTACCTGGCCGGCTGGTCGCTGATGGGGGTGCGCACCACCACCGGGCACATGGTCGCCAGCGCCCTGATCGGGGTGGCGTCGGTGGTGGTGGCGGCGCTGGTGGGGCGCCGCGTCGGCGGCGAGCGGGTGGGCGTCGTGGCCGCCGTGCTGCTCGCGCTGGCGCCGAACGTGTGGCGCTACGACGGCATGTTGATGTCGGAGACCATGGTGATCCTCGTCGTGCTCGTCACCGTGTTCCTGGCCTATCGATTCTGGGACCGCCGGACGCCGGGCCGACTCGTCGTCCTGGGTGTGGCGGTCGGCGTCGCGACCCTGGCCCGCTCGGAGCTGCTGCTCCTGGGGCCGCTGCTGGTCCTGCCGCTCGCGTTGTTGACGAAGGAGCGCTCGTGGGGGTGGCGCATCGGCTGGCTGGCGGCATCTGCGGGAGCGGTGGTGGCTGTCCTGACGCCCTGGCTGGTGCTGAACCAGACCCGCTTCGACGAGCCCGTGTACCTGTCCCAGAACCTCGGTGGGACGATCACGGTGTCCTACTGCGACACCGTCTTCGAGGGGCCGTTGCTCGGCTACTGGGACTTCAACTGCGGGCCCCGGGTCCTCGCCCCGCTCGGGCTCCTCGAGCTCGGTTCACCGGGTGTCGACGCGGCCATGCGCGAGGCCGGCCTGGAGTTCGCCTCCGAGAACCTCGACCGGCTCCCGGTCGTCGTGGCGGCCCGCCTCGGTCGGATCGTGGGGGTCTTCCGCCCGCAGCAGCAGCGCGACCTCGACGTGTTCATGGAGAGCACCACCCGTACGGTGGCCACCGCGGGGATGATCACGCTGCCGTTCTCGATCGTGGGTGCCGTCGCCGGCGCGGTGGTGCTGCGGCGCCGCCGGGTACCGGTGATCCCCCTCCTCGCGCCCATCGCCTGCGTGGTCGTCACGGTGGCGCTGTTCTATGCGGCCACCCGCTTCCGGGCCACCGCCGAGGGGCCGATCTACGTCCTGTCCGCCGTCGCGCTCGTCGCGCTGTGGGACCAGGGGCGCCGCTGGTTGCGGAGATCGCCGGCCGCCCACGACGGGGGTTGACCGCCGAGATGCCCGCCGCGGTGGTGCAGCAGGGCGGACGACGCAGCGAGACGGGCGAGGACCGGCCGACGAGGGGTTTCGTCATCGCCGTGGCAGTGGTCGTGGCGGCGGCGGCGGCGGTGCGGCTGGCCGCCATCCTGGGTGACCGGGCCGGCGTGGAGATCGGCGGCGACCCGTTCTACTACCACGGCGCCGGGCGCCTCCTCGCCGACGGCGAGGGCTTCGTGAACCCCTTCGCAGCCATGGGCGGTGAGTCCATCGAGTCCGCCGACCACCCGCCGCTGTACATCGTCTACCTGGCCGGATGGTCGTTGCTCGGCGTCCGCTCGACCACCGGGCACCTGCTGGTGAGCGCCGTCCTTGGTCTGGTCTCGGTGGTGCTGGCTGCCGTGGTGGGTCGGCGGGTCGGCGGTGAGCGGGTGGGGGTCGTGGCCGCCGGCATCGTGGCGATCAGCCCGAACGTGTGGCGCTACGACACCATGTTGCTCTCCGAGACCGTCGTCATCGTCGTCGTCCTGGCGACGGTGTGGCTCTCGTACCGCTTCTGGGACCGTCCCGGTCCGCTCGGACTGGTCCTGTTGGGTGCGGCGGTCGGCCTCGCCGGCTTGGCCCGGTCCGAGCTCTTGTTGCTCGGGCCGTTCCTCGTCCTCCCGCTGGCGCTGCTCGTGCCGGGACGCTCATGGGGGTGGCGGGTCGGTTGGCTCGCGGCCGCCGGTGGGGCGGCGGTTGCGGTGCTGACCCCGTGGCTCGTGCTGAACCAGGTCCGCTTCGACGAGCCCGTGTACCTGTCCCAGAACCTCGGCGGCACCCTGGCCGTGTCCTACTGCGAGCCGGTGTTCGACGGTCCGCTCGTCGGCTACTGGGACTTCGCGTGCGGAGTCCGGGCGCTCGACGACGCCGGCATCACCGGCCTCGGCCAGCCGGGGTACGAAGCGGCGATGCGCGAGGCGGGCCTCGAGTTCGCGTCGGAGAACCTCGGCCGTCTCCCGACGGTGGTGTCGGCGCGGGTCGGCCGGATCCTCGGGCTGTACCGGCCCGACCAGCAGCGGGACCTCGACGTCGACGTGGAGGGCATGACGCCCTGGGTCGCGACCGCCGGCGCGATCGCGTTCCCCCTCACCGCCGTCGCGGCGGTGGCCGGCACCGTGGTGCTCCGCCGGCGCCGTGTCCTCCTCCTCCCTCTCCTCGCCCCGCTGGCCTGTGTGCTGGTCACCGTCGCCGTCTTCTACGCGGCGACGCGCTTCCGGGCCACTGCCGAGGGACCGCTGGCGGTCCTGGCCGCGGTCGGCGTCGTCGCCGGCTGGGACGTGCTGCGGCGTCGCCACCCGCCGGGCGGCCGCAGACCGGCGAGCGAGGGGTCGCCCCCGGTGCCGGTACAGTCGCCCGGTCCGCCGGTGAGGAGGTGAGCATGGCGTCGGGAGAAGGGTCGCAGGCGACCGATCAGGCCTGCCTGAGCGTGGTCATGCCCTGCTACAACGAGCTGGCCACGGTGCGCGAGTGCGTGGCTGCGGTCCTGGCGAGTCCGTACACGGCGGAGCTGGTCATCGTCGACGACGGCTCGACGGACGGCACGCGCGACGTGCTGGCGGAGCTCGAGACCGGCGACCCCCGGATCCGGGTGCTGCTCCAGGCCCGCAACCAGGGCAAGGGGGCGGCGCTGCGTCGGGGCTTCGCCGAGGCCTCTGCACCGTTCGTGATCGTCCAGGACGCCGACCTCGAGTACGACCCCTCCGAGTACCCGGTGCTCATGGCCCCGTTGCTCGACGGGCGGGCCGACGTCGTGTTCGGGTCGCGGTTCGTCGGTGGTGACGCCCACCGCGTCCTCTACTTCTGGCACACCGTCGGCAACCGGTTCCTCACGGTGCTCTCGAACGCGTTCACCGACCTGAACCTCACGGACATGGAGACCTGCTACAAGGCGTTCCGGCGCGAGGTCCTGGAGTCCTTCGAGCTCCAGGAGGACCGCTTCGGCATCGAGCCCGAGCTCACCGCGAAGGTGGCCGCCGGGCGGTGGCGGCTCTACGAGGTGGGCATCTCCTACTCGGGTCGCACCTACGACGAGGGCAAGAAGATCGGCTGGCGCGACGGCATCCGTGCCGTGGTGTGCATCGTGCGGTACTCGCCCGTCGGACGCCGCGTCCGGCGGTCCTGAGCCGTCGGTCAGCGCCCGCCGAGGGCTGCGGCGAGGCGGGCCAGGCCGTCTCCTCGGTCCGTCGCGGGTCGCCATCCGGCGAGGTCTGGCGCCGTCGCCCACGGCGTGAACATCTCCTTCGGCCGGTACGGGAGGGCCCCGAAGTCGACCGGGGCCCGGCGCCCGACGACCTCGGCCACCTCCTCGGCGAGTGCCCGCAGGGTGACCGGGTCGTTCGACCGGACCGAGGCCTCCGACCACCCCGGGCCGGGCGCGTCGGCCGCGGCCACGAGGAGGGCGTCGACGACGTCGTCCACGTAGACCAGGTCGAGCAGCTGCTCGCCGGGGGAGAGCTCCACCGGGCGCTGTTCGAGGGCGCTCGTGACGAGCAGGGAGGTGATCCGCGACGCGGGCTCGCCGGGCCCGTAGCTGCTGAACAGCGTCAGGGCGGTGACGGGGACCCCGGCGCAGTCGGCGTGGTAGCGCAGGACGTCGGCACCGGCCTGCTTGGTGGCGGCGTACAGGCTGGTCGGTGCGTAGGCCGCTCCGTCGTGGTGCTGCCAGTACGAACCGGTGTAGACGACGTGACACCCCGCCACCGCGGCGGCGCCCTCTCCGACCAGCGCGGCGAGCGTCACGTTGCCCTCCACGAGCGCGACGACGTCCTCGGGGCGGTGGGAGGGCTGGAACCGGGTGGCGAGGTGGAAGCACACCTCCGGTCGGATCTCCGCGAACCGCTCCACCGCTTCGGAGCCGGTGCGCGGCCACGCGACGGTCGGGCAGGGTGCCTCCGCACCAGGGTCGCGGACGAACGCCACGACCTCCCATCCCTCGTCGACGAGTCGGCGGACGAGACGACCCGACACGAAGCCGGTCGCCGCGGTGACCACCGCCCGGCGGGGGGGCGTCACCACCGTCACGACCGCCAGGGGCGGGGATCGTCCACGGCGAACGCGGCGAGCCCCGGCAGCGACCGGTCGCGGTCGGAGACCGACGTCGGCGGCAGCGGCCAGCGGCAGCCGAAGGAGTCGTACCGCACGCCGCCGTCCGCCTCCGGGGCGTGGATCGAGGACACCAGGTACAGCATGACCGTGTCGTCGGTGAGGGCCTGGAACCCGTGCGCACAGCCCGGGGGGACCACCACCACGGTCGGCTCGGCCTCGTCGAGCTCGATCACGGCATGGCGACCGTGGGTCGGTGAACCGGCCCGCAGGTCGACCACCACGTCGGCGGCCCGTCCCTTCAGGCAGTGGACGGCCTTGTGGTGGTCGTGCGGAGGGAGCTGGAGGTGCATGCCTCGGACGACCCCCTTCGACGAGGTCGAGTAGTAGACCTCGTCCCACGCCACCCCGCCGGCGGCACCGCTGCCCGCCGAGTGGATCTTGACGAACCTCCCCCGGTCGTCGTCGGCGCGGAAGGCGCGGTCGACGGTGAGGCCGGGCACCTCGGCGGGGTCGACCACACCCTGGTTCATCGCGCCGGGCGTGGCAGCGCGACGCCCGACTCCGGGCCGACGAGCGCCGCTTCGAGGGTGGCGGCGACGAAGTCGAGCATGTCCTCGGTGAGCCCCGGCCACACCCCGAGCCAGAAGCTGCGCTCGCTCACGACGTCGGCGTTGGCGAGGGTCCCGGCCACCCGGTGGGGGATGTCGGCGTACGCCGGCTGGCGCAGGAGGTTGCTGCCGAACAGCAGGCGGGTGCCGATCCGAGCGGCCTCGAGCCGGGCGAGGACGTCGGCTCGGGTGACGGGGGCCTCGGGGCGGAGCGTCACTGCGAAGCCGAACCAGCTCGGCTCCGAGCGGGGCGTGGCTTCGGGCAGGACCAGGAGGTCCTCGAGGTGGGCGAGCCGCTCGCGCAGGTCGTTCCAGTTGCGGGTCCGGGCGGCCACGAAGCCGTCGAGCTTGTCGAGCTGGGAGAGGCCGACCGCGGCCTGCATGTCGGTGAGCTTCAGGTTGTACCCGATGTGGGAGTACACGTACTTGTGGTCGTAGCCGTGGGGCAGGTCGCCGAGCTGCCAGTCGAACCGGCGTCCGCAGGTGTTGTCGAGACCCGGCTCGCACCAGCAGTCCCGCCCCCAGTCCCGGAACGACTCGACCAGCTTCTTGAGCGGGCCCCGGTCGGTGAGGACGCAGCCGCCCTCGCCCATGGTGATGTGGTGGGCGGGGTAGAAGCTGACGGTGGCGAGGTCGCCGAAGGTGCCGGTGAGGCGTCCGTCGTAGCGCGACCCGAGCGCGTCGCAGTTGTCCTCGATCAACCACAGGTCGTGCTCGTCGGCGAGGGCGCCGACGCCACCGAGGTCGAAGGGGTTCCCCAGCGTGTGGGCCATCATGATCGCCCTCGTGCGGGGACCGACGGCGGCGCGGAGTTGGTCGGCCGGGGTGTCGTACGTCGCCAGGTCGATGTCGACGAACACCGGCACCAGACCGTTCTGCAGGATCGGGTTCACGGTCGTCGGGAACCCCACGGCGGCGGTCAGCACCTCGTCGCCCGGTTGCAGTCGGCGGTCGCCCAGGCTGGGCGACGTGAGCGCGCTGAGGGCGAGGAGGTTGGCGCTCGACCCGGAGTTGCAGAGCATGGCGTGGCGCAGCCCCACCCACTCGGCGAAGCGCTCCTCGAAGGCGGCGGCGAACCGGCCGGTGGTGAGCCAGAAGTCGAGGGCCGACTCGGTCAGCGAGACCATGTCGGCGGCGTCGAACACCTTGCCCGACACGGGGATCGGCGTGGTGCCCGGCGTGAACGCCTGCCGCGGGAACGCCTCGGCGTGGTACTCCCGCACGAGGGCGGCGATGCGGTCCCGGAGATCGTCGGCGGGCGCCATCAGCCGACCGCCGCGAAGTGGTCGCGGTACCACCCGACGGTCCGGGCCAGGCCGTCCTCCAGACCGGTGCGCGGCGCCCATCCGAGGACCTCGCGGGCCTTGGTGGCGTCGAGGTACTGGTCGCGGATCTCCCCGACGGCCTCGTCCAGGACGAGCGGCTCGACGTGGGCGCCGAACGCCGCGCAGGTGGCCTCGTAGATCTCGAGCACGGTGCGCGGCGCCTCGTCGCTGAAGTTGAAGGCCTCGCCGCGCAGGGCCGGGTCGGTGACGGCCTCGGCGAGCGTGAGGTAGGCGTCGACCACGTCGTCGACGTGCAGGTAGTCGCGCACGAACGTCCCGTCGCTGCGCAG
The Acidimicrobiales bacterium genome window above contains:
- a CDS encoding bifunctional glycosyltransferase/class I SAM-dependent methyltransferase, which translates into the protein MDPEHQAHPRIGILIVAYNTAATLAGVLDRIPSDIAGLSAVLVSDNHSEDDTYDVGVAYSNRYPELPITVVRQSRNLGYGGNQKVGYRWAIDQGLDIVVMVHGDGQYAPELLPAMVAPLLADDADVVMGSRMLTAGGARAGGMPLYKFVGNRILTRYQNAVSGLDLSEWHSGYRAFSVKALARIPFERNSDLYDFDTEVLLQFAASGARITEIPIPTYYGDEICYVNGLGYARDVALDVTRARLARIGFGTPDPGTIEEHYEWRPVPDSSHFHLTELVTRRTPGRILDLGCGDGQLAELAAQRGHDVTAIDPHPPAVGEHDGVHYLVADLDGGLPKELRDGPPFGVVVAANVLEHVRRPDNLLTELADVTTPDVELIVCIPNFAHWYPRVRVASGRFDYDRRGILDSQHVRFFTRRSLLKMAARSGWRCETVVPVGLPFEVVERGGRPGLAGRLRQSVGRVDRWLCRTWPNLFAFQFVAVFSRWEAGEPLARHTAVQVPDRDSIPGPG
- a CDS encoding adenylosuccinate synthase — protein: MPATVVVGTQWGDEGKGKFTDLVAKEMALVVRYQGGHNAGHTIVVDGESFALQLVPSGILYDHIVPVIGNGVVVDPRVLIAELDVLAAKGVDTSRLRISGNAHLILPYHQELDKLTERHLGRNKVGTTKRGIGPAYADKATRVGLRVQDLLDPKIFREKLDAVLKEKNAVLAKVFNQLPLSADDIADVYLGQCAPRLAPMIADTVNLVHESLDAGQEVLLEGAQATFLDLDHGTYPFVTSSNPVAGGACTGAGVGPRHIDRVIGIAKAYVTRVGAGPFPTELHDEVGELLVDRGHEYGTNTGRRRRTGWFDAVMLRHAVRLNSLSDLAVTKLDVLDTLDTVKVCVAYEVDGERVEHLPYHQSVLHKATPVYAELPGWTTDLSSVTRRDQLPGEALDYMIFLQEQVGVPISLVGVGPGREQFLHFDG
- the purD gene encoding phosphoribosylamine--glycine ligase codes for the protein MRICVVGAGGREHALAEVLGRHHDVVVTPGNPGIPGSVPTAPEDLDADLYVIGPEAPLVDGLADRLRAAGRLVFGPGADGARLEGSKAWMKEVLVDAGVATAAHGAFVDEAAAFAFLDTMRPPYVVKTDGLAAGKGVLVTDSLADARAAVTDYLSGSAFGDAGRTVVIEEGLTGPELSVLAVCDGTRAVALAPAQDYKRLADGDQGPNTGGMGAYSPVPAADTELVDRVMREAVEPTLAALRGRGIDYRGVLYAGLMLTPDGPKVLEYNVRFGDPETQVVLPRLTSDLGELLASAARGHLGPAPTFDDGAAVTVVCASEGYPRQVRDGDRIDGLADAAAVEGVSIFCAGVAAGSDGGLVTAGGRVLAVTGRGPTTAEARRRAYTAAACISWPGRQMRTDIAAG
- a CDS encoding glycosyltransferase family 39 protein — its product is MSEPGDTTVRDDTEGAPGPAATTPSPGPPTRGFVIAVGLAAVLAAVVRLVYIWFDRRDFVFGGDAYYYHQGANLLADGEGFIHPFGWLEGKSVESADHPPLYIVYLAGWSLMGVRTTTGHMVASALIGVASVVVAALVGRRVGGERVGVVAAVLLALAPNVWRYDGMLMSETMVILVVLVTVFLAYRFWDRRTPGRLVVLGVAVGVATLARSELLLLGPLLVLPLALLTKERSWGWRIGWLAASAGAVVAVLTPWLVLNQTRFDEPVYLSQNLGGTITVSYCDTVFEGPLLGYWDFNCGPRVLAPLGLLELGSPGVDAAMREAGLEFASENLDRLPVVVAARLGRIVGVFRPQQQRDLDVFMESTTRTVATAGMITLPFSIVGAVAGAVVLRRRRVPVIPLLAPIACVVVTVALFYAATRFRATAEGPIYVLSAVALVALWDQGRRWLRRSPAAHDGG
- a CDS encoding glycosyltransferase family 39 protein is translated as MTAEMPAAVVQQGGRRSETGEDRPTRGFVIAVAVVVAAAAAVRLAAILGDRAGVEIGGDPFYYHGAGRLLADGEGFVNPFAAMGGESIESADHPPLYIVYLAGWSLLGVRSTTGHLLVSAVLGLVSVVLAAVVGRRVGGERVGVVAAGIVAISPNVWRYDTMLLSETVVIVVVLATVWLSYRFWDRPGPLGLVLLGAAVGLAGLARSELLLLGPFLVLPLALLVPGRSWGWRVGWLAAAGGAAVAVLTPWLVLNQVRFDEPVYLSQNLGGTLAVSYCEPVFDGPLVGYWDFACGVRALDDAGITGLGQPGYEAAMREAGLEFASENLGRLPTVVSARVGRILGLYRPDQQRDLDVDVEGMTPWVATAGAIAFPLTAVAAVAGTVVLRRRRVLLLPLLAPLACVLVTVAVFYAATRFRATAEGPLAVLAAVGVVAGWDVLRRRHPPGGRRPASEGSPPVPVQSPGPPVRR
- a CDS encoding glycosyltransferase family 2 protein — protein: MASGEGSQATDQACLSVVMPCYNELATVRECVAAVLASPYTAELVIVDDGSTDGTRDVLAELETGDPRIRVLLQARNQGKGAALRRGFAEASAPFVIVQDADLEYDPSEYPVLMAPLLDGRADVVFGSRFVGGDAHRVLYFWHTVGNRFLTVLSNAFTDLNLTDMETCYKAFRREVLESFELQEDRFGIEPELTAKVAAGRWRLYEVGISYSGRTYDEGKKIGWRDGIRAVVCIVRYSPVGRRVRRS
- a CDS encoding NAD(P)-dependent oxidoreductase: MVTPPRRAVVTAATGFVSGRLVRRLVDEGWEVVAFVRDPGAEAPCPTVAWPRTGSEAVERFAEIRPEVCFHLATRFQPSHRPEDVVALVEGNVTLAALVGEGAAAVAGCHVVYTGSYWQHHDGAAYAPTSLYAATKQAGADVLRYHADCAGVPVTALTLFSSYGPGEPASRITSLLVTSALEQRPVELSPGEQLLDLVYVDDVVDALLVAAADAPGPGWSEASVRSNDPVTLRALAEEVAEVVGRRAPVDFGALPYRPKEMFTPWATAPDLAGWRPATDRGDGLARLAAALGGR
- a CDS encoding dTDP-4-dehydrorhamnose 3,5-epimerase family protein, encoding MNQGVVDPAEVPGLTVDRAFRADDDRGRFVKIHSAGSGAAGGVAWDEVYYSTSSKGVVRGMHLQLPPHDHHKAVHCLKGRAADVVVDLRAGSPTHGRHAVIELDEAEPTVVVVPPGCAHGFQALTDDTVMLYLVSSIHAPEADGGVRYDSFGCRWPLPPTSVSDRDRSLPGLAAFAVDDPRPWRS
- the rfbH gene encoding lipopolysaccharide biosynthesis protein RfbH codes for the protein MAPADDLRDRIAALVREYHAEAFPRQAFTPGTTPIPVSGKVFDAADMVSLTESALDFWLTTGRFAAAFEERFAEWVGLRHAMLCNSGSSANLLALSALTSPSLGDRRLQPGDEVLTAAVGFPTTVNPILQNGLVPVFVDIDLATYDTPADQLRAAVGPRTRAIMMAHTLGNPFDLGGVGALADEHDLWLIEDNCDALGSRYDGRLTGTFGDLATVSFYPAHHITMGEGGCVLTDRGPLKKLVESFRDWGRDCWCEPGLDNTCGRRFDWQLGDLPHGYDHKYVYSHIGYNLKLTDMQAAVGLSQLDKLDGFVAARTRNWNDLRERLAHLEDLLVLPEATPRSEPSWFGFAVTLRPEAPVTRADVLARLEAARIGTRLLFGSNLLRQPAYADIPHRVAGTLANADVVSERSFWLGVWPGLTEDMLDFVAATLEAALVGPESGVALPRPAR